The proteins below are encoded in one region of Salmo salar chromosome ssa02, Ssal_v3.1, whole genome shotgun sequence:
- the LOC106583205 gene encoding endoribonuclease ZC3H12A: protein MDQAFPSLQTPATGPFEPNPGELQLRVDFFRKLGYSPMEVRTALLKLGLNTDTNSVLGELVRSGASTSTSNSTIPDSGDDTTGPTSHTGSSMASSRTHGLQRDRPVSSLEDRRDTDSGLKPIVIDGSNVAMSHGNKQVFSCRGIELAVIYFLDRGHSTVIVFVPSWRKEQPRPDVPITDQHILMELEKKKIVVFTPSRRVGGKRVVCYDDRFIVKHAYESDGVIVSNDTYRDLQGERPEWKRCIEERLLMYSFVNDKFMPPDDPLGRHGPSLENFLRKKPLLPEHKRQLCPYGKKCTYGVKCKFYHPERAHQSHSSLADELREKARLSSVKEDRNPMMSHLRGPQSDPGSFPSFSLENDLEHRLTLEHRGSLREGPKSQVTENMLLYWDGPRSCRNQQARIPTAVGQGQMDWPSMPSMLSPSTATDLPYASISHECLDSGFGSYESQSQYSDVSQGHSKAFRPRQQQQQGFPSGSRHPGMHPERLAQDSPQPCRCCFHLAPSSGPQQQHHSNPHLDSQSQPRYDTYSPPLFPPNMHHYSLPCNFQQDEVGPHHFHPDQHPQKYWSDPFHGGVPQARASCSLPPGPHLHQPPTPHGAPHSCSSYRDHQEHDSWAQPPSAFDTEREELRKKLQAIFNPHQVDTVMGMFPHLMDAQKLAAEILNLKSQRGSF, encoded by the exons ATGGACCAGGCCTTTCCCAGCCTCCAGACCCCAGCCACTGGTCCGTTTGAACCCAACCCAGGAGAGCTCCAGCTCAGGGTAGACTTCTTCAGAAAGTTGGGCTACTCCCCGATGGAGGTTCGGACCGCCCTGCTGAAGCTAGGCCTGAATACAGACACCAACTCTGTACTGGGGGAGCTGGTCCGCAGCGGAGCCAGCACTAGTACTTCTAACTCAACCATCCCCGATAGTGGTGACGATACTACTGGCCCCACAAGCCACACAGGCTCCAGCATGGCCTCCTCTAGGACCCATGGCctccagagagacagaccagtctCATCGCTGGAAGACAGAAGGGACACAGACAGTGGACTGAAACCAATCGTTATTGACGGCAGCAATGTGGCCATGAG TCATGGTAACAAACAAGTGTTCTCCTGTAGGGGAATTGAGTTGGCAGTGATCTATTTCCTGGATAGAGGTCACTCAACTGTCATTGTGTTTGTGCCCTCATGGCGCAAGGAGCAGCCCAGGCCTGATGTCCCCATCACAG ACCAACACATTCTAATGGAGCTGGAGAAGAAGAAGATAGTCGTCTTCACTCCCTCGAGACGCGTCGGTGGTAAACGGGTGGTCTGCTACGACGACCGTTTTATTGTGAAGCATGCCTACGAGTCGGACGGCGTGATCGTGTCCAACGACACCTATAGGGACCTGCAGGGAGAGCGTCCGGAGTGGAAGCGCTGTATCGAGGAGAGGCTGCTTATGTACTCTTTCGTCAATGACAA ATTCATGCCCCCAGATGACCCGCTTGGTCGTCATGGTCCCAGTCTGGAGAACTTCCTTAGGAAGAAGCCTCTGCTGCCGGAACACAAGCGCCAACTCTGTCCTTATG GTAAAAAGTGCACCTACGGCGTAAAGTGTAAGTTCTACCACCCTGAGCGCGCTCACCAATCCCACTCCTCGCTGGCTGATGAGCTCAGGGAGAAGGCAAGGCTCTCCTCGGTAAAAGAGGACCGGAATCCCATGATGTcacacctgaggggcccccagTCTGACCCAGGATCCTTTCCCTCCTTTTCTCTGGAGAATGACCTGGAGCACAGGCTGACGTTGGAGCACCGCGGTTCCCTGAGGGAGGGTCCCAAGAGCCAGGTAACTGAGAACATGTTGCTATACTGGGATGGGCCACGCTCCTGTAGGAACCAGCAGGCCCGCATCCCCACAGCAGTAGGCCAAGGACAGATGGACTGGCCCAGTATGCCCAGTATGCtctccccctccactgctactgacCTCCCCTATGCCAGCATCTCCCATGAGTGCCTGGACTCTGGTTTTGGCTCCTATGAGAGCCAGAGCCAGTACTCGGATGTGTCCCAAGGCCACAGCAAGGCCTTCAGGCCcaggcagcagcaacagcagggcTTCCCCTCTGGTTCCAGACATCCAGGCATGCATCCAGAGAGGCTGGCCCAGGACAGCCCCCAGCCCTGCAGGTGTTGTTTCCATTTGGCTCCTTCCTCAGGTCCCCAGCAGCAGCACCACAGCAACCCACACCTCGACTCCCAATCCCAGCCGAGGTATGACACCTACTCGCCTCCTCTGTTCCCACCCAACATGCACCACTACAGCCTCCCCTGCAACTTCCAGCAAGACGAAGTGGGGCCACACCATTTCCACCCCGATCAGCACCCCCAGAAGTACTGGTCAGACCCCTTCCATGGCGGGGTCCCCCAGGCTAGGGCGTCCTGTAGCCTCCCCCCCGGCCCCCATCTCCATCAGCCCCCTACCCCGCATGGAGCCCCCCACTCATGCTCCTCTTACAGGGATCATCAGGAACACGACTCCTGGGCCCAGCCACCTTCTGCatttgacacagagagagaggagctccgtAAGAAACTGCAGGCCATCTTCAACCCCCACCAGGTGGATACGGTCATGGGGATGTTCCCTCACCTGATGGATGCCCAGAAGCTGGCTGCAGAGATCCTCAACCTCAAATCTCAGAGAGGTTCCTTCTGA